The sequence below is a genomic window from Candidatus Sysuiplasma jiujiangense.
GAACAGGGAAAACGACTGGAAATGGATACTGGCCCTCTTCGACTCAATGTCCATCAGTTTATCTCCCAATTCCACGATTTTATGTTCAAGTTCTTTCAGTTCAATTTCAGCTGATTCATTTGTCCTCCGAAGGTTGTGGATGGCTCTGCTCATCTCTGAGGCGCCCGGCAGCAGTTCGGTTCCCTTCCTTTCGCCGGTAAACTGAAGGAGGATGGAGATTGCAACCCGCTCAGCGTATTTTTGACTGACGCACCGAATTGCCATCACCACCGTCTACCAGAGAGATAAGAAATCTGTTGTCCTGGAGATATGTTCCGTAATTGTTCAACTCTTTTTTGAAATTCACCTCTGCCGATTCGAGTCTGGAGGTTATTGATGACAGCCTGTTCACCGAATCTGAAAGCTTCGCCTCAATTCTGATGTGCTCCAGTTTAGCGCGTGCAAGCTGTATTGCAGCATCGAGAGCTTCAGGCTCGATTCTGCGCATTGCGTCCGTGGATAAAATGTTCAACCTCTCTGCATCGATGCCGGTTTCATGCAATATGGAGATGCTCAGGTCACGCATACGGCTGTCTCTGAGCCGCGCGAGAATCTTTTCAATGCTATGCATCATACTTGATCCGTGCCTGTTTTATAAATACAATTGCAGCCTGGTTTACGGTTGCAGGCACGGTATGAACAGTCAGCTGAAGAGACCGGCAAGGACAGCCATATCCGCGTTGCTGAATAGATTCCTGCCAAGTTCGGCATTCTGGAAGACATGTTCCGGGTTTGAAGCCCTCGGTATTGGAAATACATTTTCGCCCTTTGATATCAGGTAGTTGAGACCGACCTGCGCGATGGTCGCAAGACCGTATTTCTTTCTGATTGATTCGAGTGAGGAATGCGTCTCCCCGCCAGCCGGTTTTGCCAGTTTTCCGTGGGCGACTGGAAAATAGGCCATCAGCGCTATGCCGTTTTCAGTGCAGTGAGGAAGTATTTCATTCTCGACGTCCCTGTGCATCATGTTGTAGTGCATCTGGGTTGAAGCGAGCTGGTATTTTTTGAGTGCGCTCTCCGCTTCCCTCATTTTATCCAGCGAAAAATTGCTTATGCCGATGTATCTGATTTTCCCCTCGTCAACGAGTTTCTCCATCGCGCCCATTGTTTCAGAAAGCGGAATGCTCTGCCTGGGAAAGTGAATCTGGTAAAGGTCGATATAGTCCAGTTCGAGTCTCCTGAGACTCCTCTCGCAGGATCTGATTACCTTCCCGAACTTCAGATGTGTCGGGAAAACCTTGGTTGCAATGAAAAGTTTCTCCCGATCATAGCCTTTTACAGCCTCGGCCACAAGGGCTTCGCTTTTATAGAATTCTGCAGTATCAATAAGGTTTATCCCTGCATCGATGCCCGTGCGCAGGGCCCTGATAATCTCTGTTCGGCGCAACCTGAAGCCAAAAAGAGACGCAACTGTTATCCATCTGAAATCATAGTAAGTTCCCATTCCGACCGTTGAAACCTTTACGCCCGTTCTGCCAAAATACCTGTAAAGCACAGGCACGGAAACAGGCAAAAGCGGATAAATAGATAGCTGTACGGAGAGCGCCTGGAGAAAGCATTCGCCTGAAGGATATAAATGCCCTGAACTGAAGTGAATTTATTGCCTTCCGGATACGTAGTACACTGCCCAGGCAAACCACATGTTGAAGACTACGGCCCCAAGAATAACGACCGCTATTATTGCAATACCTGTGTCCATCCGACCCCCCGCTATCAATATTGACAATAATGCCATAACCCGATCCTGCTTAAATAACTACCCGTTAACCGCCGGGAACATCGCACAATGCCAGCCTGCGCAGGATTGAAGGCGCTGTCTCTGTCTCCCGGACGCCCTGACTGTATATATACGGACAGCAGCGTCGCCGGCACCGCCTTCCCGCTCTAGGGTATTCGGCGTGCTGTCTGCTGTCCGGCAAAGACCGTTGCGTGGAGTTTATGTCTTCTGCAATCCAAAGAAGACGACGTTCTCGAGGGTATCGCCAGGACTCAATGACCATGCAAGGGAGCTTGTGACTATCCACGATCTGTAATACAGTACGCCGAGAGGCTGGATGTTTCCGACCATCAGGTAAAGACTCGAGAATTCCAGGTCCGCCATCCAGTAGTAATAATCCCGAACTGAGGCGTTGAGTTCATTCAGGGCGAGATAGCTGTAATTCCAGACAGAGTGCAGAATGGACCACTGGTGCGGATTCGTTGACGAATTGAAACCGGTTCCCGGATAGACACCGAAGGGATACATGTCCAGCGCAAAAGGCGAAGCGAAAGTTGCAGCATAATCAGATGCGTCGGGATAATCTGCGTACCACGCATCCCATGCGATAGGAAGTATGTCGGTCCCGGAAGCAACAGATTCATATGTGAACAGGCTTGAAGAAGGCAGATCTTCGAGATATGGCTTGACGGTGCCGTTTGTTGCCTGCTCAATGGCAGGTATCCAGTAGCTCTCGATTATCTGATCCTCTACAGACTGCCCGGAAAGATCGAAGATGGGGAATGTCACGTTTCCTTTCCCCTGCGTCCTGTAGGGCGTGTTGTTCCAGTAGTGCTCGGCGAGCGTCATATTGTAATAGGGAACATACGGATCCGCTGAAACATTGGTTATATTGGATGGATACTCCGAAACACCTCTGGGAATGAAGCCGGTAAGATTTTCCGCGAAACTGATGCCGTAGGAAGTGTATTCCGAGATGAGCTGCGCCTGATTATATGCATAGGTGAATGCCTTCCTGACGCTCAGATTTCCGAAGAAGACGGAAACCGTTCCGATGCCGGGGACGCTGTATTCACTGGAGGCAGGGAAGCTTGCAGTGTAACCTGCTGCTGTCAGCCCGGTCACGTTTATCTGCAGATTGTAATTGTAGAAGTTGGTTGCGACCTGCGGCTCGCTGATTGATTTCACAAGTCCTTTCTGTATCAGGTTCACCACTGTTCCGGTGGATGTCGAGGGGAAGGCACCCTCAGCAAAGTCTGCGGCACCGTTGATGAACTGGAGCTGGGCAACCGACTCCGAGGAGTAGTAGTAGATGGTGACAGAAGGTGGAATCTGCGAAGCAGGCGGGTAGCCGGGGGTCGATGTATAATACGGGTTGGGTACGAACTGGATGAGCTGACCGGGATTGACCAGTGACACCATGTATGGTCCGGTGCCCATTGCGCCGAACTGAATCGCCTGATTCCACTGTGGCGGATTGCCGAACGCCTGGTAGTTGTAATAGTCCTGAGTGGTATTGCCCGGTATGCCTGCACCATGCTGTGCGGCCCACGAGGCATCCATTATGCTTGCCTCCGTCCCCGTGAGCAGCTGGAGGAAATAAACCGAAGCCCCATAGGAGGTGTAGGTTGTTGCCGCATAGCCCTCAGAAAAGGCAGTTGAGGAGGATGTATTGACGCCCGTAAGGAAGTACGCGGCGTTTGTCCCGTTCACAGGAGAAATTCCATAGAGCGAACCGTTGGTCGTTGGCAGCAGGTGAAATTCGATGGAGGTCGAATTATATGTTATTGCCTTGTCTATCCAGAACGGTGTCAGATTGTACGGGCCGTAAACACTGGCTCCGGGTATCAGGGCATGTGCCAGGAGCCAGCCGGGATCTCCCGGGTCGTTGGTAAAGAGCAGTGTCCTCATAAATGAGAACCATACATCGTACACCGTAAGCGGGTTTCCATCTGAAAATTTTATATTCTGCCTGATGTTGAACGTGTAGTTGACATAACTCAGGCCGCTCCTGTTCTGAATGCTGAGCAGCCCATTGGAAACAGACGGAACCTGTGCTGCAAGAACAGGTATGAAGGAGGCCGGGTTGTTACCCGGAGCAAACTGGACAAGGTTCTGGTATATCTCGAAAACAACCTCTCCGCTTATTGTATCATATGCAAGGGCAGGATCCATGGTCCTGAATCCTCCCGGTATGTATGCCGCATCCACTATGCCCTTTCTGCTGGAAGTTGCAAGAGGAGGTATCGCGAATTTTCCAACCGCGACAGTCTGGATATAGGACCATGTCAGGGAGGAGGTAGAACTGTTGGTTGTCGCGTTCATGAGCACATACGTAATGCCTGCAGTTTTGTAGGTTACATTAAGGTAATCGGTGCCTATGGAGACATCCGATGAATTCCAGGAGAAACTGTGTCCCGCAGATGAAAAGGAAATGCCCTGCAGATTCCATCCCGAAGCTGTGGGATAATTGCCGAAGCTGGCGGGCAGAAGCGATGTAACATTTACAAATCCGCCGACACCTATAATCGAAGGCTCACCGGACGATACACTCGTATTTGACGCGGAACTTGCAGAGACCGCTATAGATGCGGGATAAAGCTGACTGATGTCTGAGGCGGAGGTGAGAGGGGAGACAACTACCGGCAGAAGGCTCGCGGCATTATCTGCGCTTGTTCCGCTGGTTCCATTAACCCGAACGTAGACAAGGTAGTTACCCGGATACGGATAAATGTACTGTACGGTGCTGCCGCTTCCGCCTGTGAATTTTTCCGATATACCATTACCGAAATTCCACACAGTGGAAGTTATTTTCACACCTGAAACCTTGGCACCAAGATAGAAAGTGACAGCAGTTCCCTGAGTGACGATTGAAAAGCTGCTTGAAGGCGTAATAGAAAGCGATGTTTTTTTGTGGTTTACAAGGACTATGTAGGCCGACACACCGGCAACCAGCAGTATGACCACTACTGCAACCGCAATCAGCGCTCCCTTTCTTCCCTTATTCAATCTGGGATTCAATGCGGAAGCTGACGGGCTTTCTCCCCCTGGCACAGGTTTTCCGGCGGCTGCCATCAAAAAAACAGATGCCAGCCGATAACGCGTGCGATTCATCATTTGGAACAAACCTGGATGTGTCTTACCATATTTAAAAGCTATGCTAATTATTGTCTGGGAGACGCTCAACAGCAGTTTCATGGCAGTCCATAGCACTCGACCCAGAACTTCGCGAATTTCAGTGATTGCACGCCTTCAGCCACGGGCCGACACGTCACGGACTAACGATGTATGGTTCCGTCAAACGTCGTATTAATTTAAATTTCAGGACCCTGCTAATTCGTCACAAGGTATTTATACAAAGCGTTCTCTGCGACGGAAAGATGAAAGTCAGAAGTGCCGCGTGTGAAACAGCTGTCCCTATTTCTGCAGCATTGTTGCACTTCATTATTGCCTGAACCTGAACCTTCTGCCGGTTTAGCGTTTCAGGGAGTTGGTAGTATGAAAGGAGCAAAAGTTCTAGTAAACACAATGTCGGAACACGGCGTTAAGACGATATTCGGCATACCGGGAGGTGCAAACCTTCCCATCTACGATGAGCTGATGGGCAGCACGATCAGGAGCATACTCACGAGACATGAGGGAGGTGCAGCGCATATGGCAGACGGCTATGCAAGGATAAGCGGCAAACCAGGAGTCTGTCTCGGTACATCCGGTCCGGGCGCCACGAACATGATAACAGGCGTAGCAACGGCGTTTCTCGACTCCTCACCGATGGTCTGCCTTACGGGTCAGGTTTCGACGAGAATGATGGGCAACGATGCGTTCCAGGAATCTGACACATTCGACATGATGATACCGGTTACAAAGAGCAACTTCAAGATACGCAGGCCGGAGGATATACCCTACATGATCAGCAGGGCATTCGAGGTCGCTGTAAACGGAAGATTCGGACCAGTGGCCGTTGACCTTCCGACAGACACCGTTGCCAATGAAATGGCCGGCGACCCCTATATGGCCCCTGTCTCTTTCCCGGCAAAGTCGGATCTGGCCAACCTGGGGACTGCGGTTGCCATGCTCAACGGAGCCGAAAGGCCCGCGATACTTGTCGGCGGCGGTGCCAAATGGTCAGGGTGCGGCAAATCCATAAGCATGCTTGCCGAACTCATCGGTGCCCCGGTCATAACAACGGTAATGGGAAAGGGAGCGGTAGATGAGAGTCACCCCCTCTCGATGGGTACAGCCGGAATGCACGGAAGGCGATCGTCCGCTGCTGTTCTTGAAGAAGCTGACGTTGTTCTCGCAATAGCCACCAGATTCAGCGACAGGACAACTGGCAGAAGTTCGGAGTTTCTTCCGAAGGCAGGAATAATCCATGTTGACATCGACACTGCCGAAATCGGGAAGAACGTGACAAACATCGTTGGACTGGCAGGCAACTGCGACGAAATAGTGGAGATACTGATAAGGACTGTAGACAGAAGGGCAGCATCGAGAGCACTGTGGATCAGGAGGGTTGCGGCAATGAAGTCGTTCTGCCAGTGCGACTTCAATTACGGTGACACACCTCTCAAGCCGCAGAAAATACTGCATGAGCTGAACAGACTCCTTCCCGAAGATGCCATACTCACCACGGACGTGGGCCAGCACCAGATGTTTGCGGCACACTTTTTCGAGGCAAGGAACGGCAGAAGGTTCGTCACTTCCGGCGGCCTCGGCACCATGGGGTTTGGTCTGCCGGCCGCCATCGGCGCAAAGGCGGCGGAGCCCGAAACAAAGACTGTCTGCCTGACCGGTGACGGCGGTTTCCAGATGACCTTCGGAGAATTTTCAACTGCGGTGGAAAATAACCTGCCTGTATTCGTCATCATCATGAACAACAACAGCCTCGGGATGATAAGGCAGTTCCAGAAACAGTTCTACAGCAATCATATTTTCTGCGCAGACTACAGGATAAGCCCGGATTTTGTGAAATTTGCAGAGGCGATGGGCGGAGAGGGAGTCGTTGTGGAGAGACCGGGCGAAGTCCGGGAAGCCATAATGCGCGGACTTGACAGCGACATACCGTTCGTTGCAGACATGAGGATAGACATCAACGAGGACTGCCTGCCGATGACCCCTCCATGGGCAGGCAAGGGAGGAACGATTTACGGAAGATGTAAATGGAAGGATATAAATGACGGCGAAATTGAAAATTTCGGCAGATGATCGGGACGGAGTGCTTCAGCGGATCATAATCGAGTTCAGCAGAAGGAATATAACCATCGACAGGCTGACTTTCGTACGGCACAGTGACATGGATACCATTGAAGTGCATACGGGAAGGGAGACGGACGCCGCACGGATAGCAAAGTCTGTGGGCAGAATAGACGGTGTAAGAGATATCAGGCTGACTGCTGACGGCGGTGACCGGCAGGATGAATACTCCGGCGGAAAGGAAAGGAAGTTAAATCCGCAGGAAATGCTCGGGTGAATAATATGGTCAATGCTTTCTATGACAGGGACGCAGACCTGGGTCTGCTCAATGGAAAGAAGGTTGCGGTTATCGGCTACGGCATCCAGGGAAGGGCACAGGCGCTGAACCTGAGGGACTCAGGTGTTGAAGTGGTCGTGGGACTGAAGAAAAACGGCGAGAGCTGGAAAACAGCCGAAAAAGACGGTTTCAGACCGCTTGAGGTGCGTGAGGCGGTGAAACGGGCCGACATAATAATGCTGCTGATACCGGACGAAGTGCAGGCCGATGTCTACATGAACGACATTGCCATGAATCTGAGCAGGGGAAAGGTACTGGAATTCGCACACGGTTTCAGCATACATTTCCACAGAATTGAACCGCCGGGAGGCGTAGATGTCATCATGGTTGCGCCCAAAGGCCCAGGAGCGATGGTGAGAAACACATTCCTTGAGGGTTTTGGCACACCATCGCTGGTCGCGGTGGAAAGGGACTTTTCCGGAAATGCTCTGGGCATTGCGCTTGCGATTGCGAAGGGGATAGGGGCCACGAGAGCCGGCGTCATAAAGACAACTTTCAGGGAGGAAACAGAGACGGACAACTTCGGTGAACAGGTTGTTCTCTGCGGAGGTGTCGCAGAGCTAATCGGAAAGGCATTCAAGCTGCTTGTTTCTGAAGGGTATCAGCCGGAAGTGGCTTATTTCGAGGTGCTGCATGAGCTGAAACTCATTGTTGATCTCATTCAGAAAGGGGGCATCGAAAACATGTGGGACAACGTGAGCAATACTGCCGAATACGGCGGCAGGACGAGAGGCCCGAAGGTAATAGACGAGCACTCAGTGCAGAGCATGAAGGAAATTCTCAACGACATAAGAAACGGATCATTCGCAGAGGAATGGATGAAGGAGTACTACAGCGAGATGCCGACCCTCAGAAAGCTGAGGGAGGATGCAAAAAAGGAGCAGATAGAGAGCGTCGGCAGCGAGTTGAGAAGCCTGTTCGTGAAGAAGGAACAGCAGGGCTGAAGGCTGTCCGGGACCCGTTCTGTTTGAACCCGGCCGGACAGCGGCATACCGGAATAAGGCAGGAGGGAACGCCGAACGTCGAATGGAAGGTTGAAGGAGCGGAGGGTTCTCGTCACAGGCGGAAGCGGAACAATCGGGAAGGCAATCGTAAGGGCGCTTGCTGCGGAAGGAGCTTTTGTTGCAATGGCTTCACGGGCGGGACAGAGGCTCAGAGATGCAAACCAGGAACTCAGGAAGGAGGGACTGGATGTCTTTGCCGTTGTTCTCGATGTCGAGTCTGCGGAGTCGGTGGGGGAGACGGTACACCTGCTGGACTCACACTGGGGAGGCATCGATGCAATGTTCAACTGCGCAGGGATGGGAATGACGGAGTTCAATCCCCGGATTTCCAAAAATGCGCTGCCGTTCTATGCGTACGGGCCGGAAACACTCAGAAAGGCAATGGACGTGAATTACTTCGGCTATCTGTCTCTGATGCGGGCGTTCATCCCCTTCTTCCTGGAGCAGCGCAGCGGTATGATTGTGAACGTCAGCATGGACGCTGAAATACTGGCGGTGAGGGGTTTCGGCCCGGTCTCTCCGACGAGGGCTGCGACGAACACGCTTACTGATATCGCGTCGATGGAACTGCAGGGCACCGGCGTGTCTGTAAATCTTCTCACGCCCGGCGGATTTATCAGGGGAGGAATGATCCCCTCGGACGCGCAGGAGGAGGATTTCGGGAAGTTTCTGCCCCCGGAGATAATGGCTGAGCCGGCGATATTCCTTGCGTCCGCCGAAGCCGCGGGACTCAGCGGCGCACACATAGTCGCTTCACGGTTCAAACGCGACGATTACGACTGAATGCCGGCGATACCGCATTACTGAAAAAAGGGTCTTCCTGTCTTTCCGGTTCGGCGGCAATGAAAGCATTTATACCAGAGCAATTGTCTGAATACCATCGGATTGCAAAGGGAACCGGTGAAATAATGTCGGATAAAAAGGCTGTCACACTCTACAAATGCTGGTTCTGCGGAAGGGAGTACAGGACCGAGGAGGAAGCGGACAGATGCCACAACGCAGGCTACTATCCCATTTTCAGGGACGGAACAAAGAGGAAGAGATCACCCTTCGGTAACTGATTCACCTCCTGCAGTATACGGAAAATTCGCAATTTCTGCACTTCCCGAGATCTTCAGTCATTTCGAACGGGCCCGCCCGCATTCTTGCCATAATTTCCATGAGGTATGTTTTTGCTTCCGGATTCCACCGAACGAAAAATTCACCGTCGGGGTACACAAGCCTCCCTCCGTCCGTATTCCCCAGATTCTCCTCCACAAGCAGGCAGTATGCGAGGAGCTGGGCCACATCCCATTCACGGGCTGCGCCGCCGCTCCTGTAGCTCTTATACTCAATAGGCGCATATCTCAGTCCTTTCTTCAGAATCAGGTCAGGCTTGCCGCTAAGGCCGTACCGTCTGGAGACCAGGACAATCCCCTGCCGGCTCATATCCGATGATTTTATCCGCTCTGTTTTCAGAAATATGAAGAGAGCTGAAGCAAGGAATCCGGCAGCTACAGCCGCCACCAGCAGAATCTTCAGAGAAACCAGATTATCGCCACCATAACAGCGGCAATCAGGCCCAGAATGATTAGAACACGTCCCCCGGAATACTGCCGCCTGACGCTGAATTCCGTTTCGCTGTGGTAGGTGAGGCCAGCGTCTTTCCTGAGGCTGACGTATTCTGGTTCCGTGTAATCCGGCGGGGGCGAAACCGTATAGTAATATTTCATCTCGCAGTATACATAGGTGGCTATAGCAGAAGCGGTCAGCCGACCGCTGTGTCCTTGCATCCCGTCATCCCATCATCAGTTTCCGGATTCGCTCGCAGTGCTCATTACAGTTCCGGTGACAGAATTTCAGCAGGAATTGATATTTAAACGATTCAGGAGGATGACCGCAACGGTCAGGAGGTTCCTCCTTTCCTGGTTCTTTCTTTGAACACTATCCCCTTCCTGCTCAGCAGGAACAGCACTTTCCTGAATGTTCCATCATCGAATCCGGCGTATTCCGGAGGAAAAACGCCTGAACCGATGATATCCCCATCCATTATCAGACGGACGAACGCTGCAGCCGAATATCCGGTCATTCTTGCCATGGATGTGATGCCTGATGCGCGATCGTAGCTGTCGACCGAAACGAATTCCACCGAACGCCCGGCTTTCCTGCCGCGGATCATCGTGAGGCACCTGTCCGCCGAACCGCTGCCGATGGCCGAAAACAGTTTTTCCGAAATGCTTCTCGGAGTACAGCCTCCAATTTTCCTGTCGGAAAGAAATCCGAGTTCGCGAATAGCCTTCATCAAAGCAAGGTGGCCGGGATATCTGAGAGTAATTTCCAGCATGTTCCTCACCCTGACGGTGCTAAGCAGTGTCCTGAGTCCGTCAGAATAGAATCCTTCAAACCTTCCCGCTCCGGGAAAATCAACTGTCCTGAACTCACCGAGCGGATCAACAGAAACCTGCCTGCCGTTCCTGACGATCCTGGCTGGCCTCAGATACTCGTCTATCCACCCCTCGACATTGAATGTGACAGTGTGATGCAGCGGTGATGTGTCTCTCTCTGCAAGACCTGCGACATAGATCTCAATTGTGTCCGGCTTCATTGTACTGAACAGGTGCCCGGCAAACACATTGGACAGACCTGGAGCATAGCCGGCATCGGGAACATATAACGCACCGCCGTCTGCTGCTGATTTGTCGAGGAGCATGGGATCCTCCGGCATAAAGCCCGTGTCAACTACACTCCTGCCCCTCCTGAGCAGTTTCCGCACCACATTAAAGGAAATGCTGCCCGGAAGGGAGGTGACGATCACTTCGGCTTTTCTTATCAAATCAGGCCGATCAAATATGTCTCCGTGAAATTTGGTAACGCCCTTCAGCCCTTTCATGGATGAAAGTGAAATATCGCTGACCGTGACCTCTGTGTCTGCGGAAAGATCTGCGGCAATGGCCCTTCCCACCGTCCCAGCTCCGATTACCAGTATCATCGCTGCCCGAACCGCGAAGAAGGATAACAAACTTTCCCGAAGAGATTGCAGCCATCTCGGGGAGGGTGGTGCCCCCTATCATGTCATTTCTGCCGGCCACTCTTCACATATATTACGAGGTTTGAGGAAGTATAAGGGTTTTTTATCCTCCGCAGCCCCATGCGCCTTACAAGCGTAGACCAGATGTATGCTGTTACCTCCAGTCCTGACTGCCTGGAGAGGTATTTCTTATCCCTCTGCGTCATCAGATAACCGAAACGCTCCAGCCTTTTGCAGGCAATCGTATGCAGTCTCTGCCAATCATCTGCGCCGAGCAGAGTTCCTGCGGGAGGGCTGAAACCGTCATCTGTGAACGCCCGGATCCTTTTACCGTGCGCAGGAGTTCCGGTGCCGTATGTTCCGTAAGCTGCCGATTCGGCAGGCTGAACAGATTCAATGGAAAGAAGAACCTCCCTGCAGAATGTGTTTACCTCCCGTGCAAAGTCAATCACGGGGGAAGCGTTACCTTCAGTTCCCCTCAGGTAGACGGAATATAGCAAATCCGCCTCCCTTTCCATTTCGTTCTCATAGTAGCTGTCCGCCGATTCGGCAGCCCTCGGTACATCTGGCTGCAGCTCCGCAGCAATGCAGTGTCCCTGGTCTGCAACCATAGCGTCTGACATTAGTCAGACAACACCTTCTGATTATTTATAACATATGCATTCACGCCTGTTCGGCCGAAAATCGGGCCGGATGCATTCCTCTCAATGCGAGTCGCAGGACACAGCAGGGAGGAACGGCGGATGTGTGCTCCCGCTCCAAAACGCCTGTGCCGATTCAATAATTGGAAGAGATGTTTTACATATCGCCGCCGTTATCAGACGCCAGTTAGCGGGTATACGGGCATTGGAGGCCCGCATGTATGAATATCAAATTCGACAACTGGACAATTTTTGTTTAAATATAGTTCCAGCCTCTCCATCATCTGCGTCCAGCATACTTCCAGCAAGTCTGGTTCCGAGTGAATAAATGTCAGAAGAGGATGCCGTCACCGGCAAGTTAGTCGACAAACCCAGGTCTCCCTCAGGAAACAAAAGCAGGAAGCCTGCAGAAAACAGCGCACTTGAAGATATAATTTCCAGCGCCGTAGACACGCTGTCTGAATCCGGGAGCTGGAAATCAA
It includes:
- a CDS encoding SDR family oxidoreductase; protein product: MKERRVLVTGGSGTIGKAIVRALAAEGAFVAMASRAGQRLRDANQELRKEGLDVFAVVLDVESAESVGETVHLLDSHWGGIDAMFNCAGMGMTEFNPRISKNALPFYAYGPETLRKAMDVNYFGYLSLMRAFIPFFLEQRSGMIVNVSMDAEILAVRGFGPVSPTRAATNTLTDIASMELQGTGVSVNLLTPGGFIRGGMIPSDAQEEDFGKFLPPEIMAEPAIFLASAEAAGLSGAHIVASRFKRDDYD
- a CDS encoding PD-(D/E)XK nuclease family protein, translated to MAAVAAGFLASALFIFLKTERIKSSDMSRQGIVLVSRRYGLSGKPDLILKKGLRYAPIEYKSYRSGGAAREWDVAQLLAYCLLVEENLGNTDGGRLVYPDGEFFVRWNPEAKTYLMEIMARMRAGPFEMTEDLGKCRNCEFSVYCRR
- the ilvC gene encoding ketol-acid reductoisomerase, giving the protein MVNAFYDRDADLGLLNGKKVAVIGYGIQGRAQALNLRDSGVEVVVGLKKNGESWKTAEKDGFRPLEVREAVKRADIIMLLIPDEVQADVYMNDIAMNLSRGKVLEFAHGFSIHFHRIEPPGGVDVIMVAPKGPGAMVRNTFLEGFGTPSLVAVERDFSGNALGIALAIAKGIGATRAGVIKTTFREETETDNFGEQVVLCGGVAELIGKAFKLLVSEGYQPEVAYFEVLHELKLIVDLIQKGGIENMWDNVSNTAEYGGRTRGPKVIDEHSVQSMKEILNDIRNGSFAEEWMKEYYSEMPTLRKLREDAKKEQIESVGSELRSLFVKKEQQG
- the ilvB gene encoding biosynthetic-type acetolactate synthase large subunit, coding for MKGAKVLVNTMSEHGVKTIFGIPGGANLPIYDELMGSTIRSILTRHEGGAAHMADGYARISGKPGVCLGTSGPGATNMITGVATAFLDSSPMVCLTGQVSTRMMGNDAFQESDTFDMMIPVTKSNFKIRRPEDIPYMISRAFEVAVNGRFGPVAVDLPTDTVANEMAGDPYMAPVSFPAKSDLANLGTAVAMLNGAERPAILVGGGAKWSGCGKSISMLAELIGAPVITTVMGKGAVDESHPLSMGTAGMHGRRSSAAVLEEADVVLAIATRFSDRTTGRSSEFLPKAGIIHVDIDTAEIGKNVTNIVGLAGNCDEIVEILIRTVDRRAASRALWIRRVAAMKSFCQCDFNYGDTPLKPQKILHELNRLLPEDAILTTDVGQHQMFAAHFFEARNGRRFVTSGGLGTMGFGLPAAIGAKAAEPETKTVCLTGDGGFQMTFGEFSTAVENNLPVFVIIMNNNSLGMIRQFQKQFYSNHIFCADYRISPDFVKFAEAMGGEGVVVERPGEVREAIMRGLDSDIPFVADMRIDINEDCLPMTPPWAGKGGTIYGRCKWKDINDGEIENFGR
- a CDS encoding PKD domain-containing protein, coding for MPGGESPSASALNPRLNKGRKGALIAVAVVVILLVAGVSAYIVLVNHKKTSLSITPSSSFSIVTQGTAVTFYLGAKVSGVKITSTVWNFGNGISEKFTGGSGSTVQYIYPYPGNYLVYVRVNGTSGTSADNAASLLPVVVSPLTSASDISQLYPASIAVSASSASNTSVSSGEPSIIGVGGFVNVTSLLPASFGNYPTASGWNLQGISFSSAGHSFSWNSSDVSIGTDYLNVTYKTAGITYVLMNATTNSSTSSLTWSYIQTVAVGKFAIPPLATSSRKGIVDAAYIPGGFRTMDPALAYDTISGEVVFEIYQNLVQFAPGNNPASFIPVLAAQVPSVSNGLLSIQNRSGLSYVNYTFNIRQNIKFSDGNPLTVYDVWFSFMRTLLFTNDPGDPGWLLAHALIPGASVYGPYNLTPFWIDKAITYNSTSIEFHLLPTTNGSLYGISPVNGTNAAYFLTGVNTSSSTAFSEGYAATTYTSYGASVYFLQLLTGTEASIMDASWAAQHGAGIPGNTTQDYYNYQAFGNPPQWNQAIQFGAMGTGPYMVSLVNPGQLIQFVPNPYYTSTPGYPPASQIPPSVTIYYYSSESVAQLQFINGAADFAEGAFPSTSTGTVVNLIQKGLVKSISEPQVATNFYNYNLQINVTGLTAAGYTASFPASSEYSVPGIGTVSVFFGNLSVRKAFTYAYNQAQLISEYTSYGISFAENLTGFIPRGVSEYPSNITNVSADPYVPYYNMTLAEHYWNNTPYRTQGKGNVTFPIFDLSGQSVEDQIIESYWIPAIEQATNGTVKPYLEDLPSSSLFTYESVASGTDILPIAWDAWYADYPDASDYAATFASPFALDMYPFGVYPGTGFNSSTNPHQWSILHSVWNYSYLALNELNASVRDYYYWMADLEFSSLYLMVGNIQPLGVLYYRSWIVTSSLAWSLSPGDTLENVVFFGLQKT
- a CDS encoding aldo/keto reductase encodes the protein MGTYYDFRWITVASLFGFRLRRTEIIRALRTGIDAGINLIDTAEFYKSEALVAEAVKGYDREKLFIATKVFPTHLKFGKVIRSCERSLRRLELDYIDLYQIHFPRQSIPLSETMGAMEKLVDEGKIRYIGISNFSLDKMREAESALKKYQLASTQMHYNMMHRDVENEILPHCTENGIALMAYFPVAHGKLAKPAGGETHSSLESIRKKYGLATIAQVGLNYLISKGENVFPIPRASNPEHVFQNAELGRNLFSNADMAVLAGLFS